The Strigops habroptila isolate Jane chromosome 13, bStrHab1.2.pri, whole genome shotgun sequence genome contains a region encoding:
- the LOC115615199 gene encoding tyrosine-protein phosphatase non-receptor type substrate 1-like isoform X2, which translates to MGSTTAPQARALPLACLTLLLLCGSPGVGARAGQDFKLQQPQDKVSVAAGETLTLNCTTSGDGPIGPVKWLKGCGSENETIYDCTGTFPRVTRAVTESDTDFTIHIRDVRPKDAGTYYCVKFGKSLRGISVFQRGNGTEVSVYAKPSIPEVFRPETRAGPGQSVPFTCTAGGFFPREITVKWLKDGAQISAQQPQVTPGQTKSSYNVSSTVSVTLQEGDVRSQLVCEVHHPTLPAPLRGSFQLSRALRVPPSVQVVADPPSPVEVNKTVNFTCHVKGFYPGDVAVAWLENGMEMSVGSTPPPSETPRGLFELRSLVEVQATEEKNGSVFTCRVVHDAQDPISGTGTLRIAAPARDGLSGRTQSDNNASLLSSPGLWLGILLEKGLLGGLLFFLFRHGRP; encoded by the exons ATGGGAAGCACCACGGCTCCACAGGCGCGGGCGCTGCCTCTCGCCTGCCTGACGCTGCTCCTGCTCTGCGGATCGCCGG GTGTGGGTGCCCGGGCAGGTCAGGACTtcaagctgcagcagccccaggacaAAGTGTCAGTGGCAGCAGGGGAGACGCTCACCCTGAACTGCACCACGTCTGGAGACGGTCCCATTGGTCCTGTGAAGTGGCTGAAGGGCTGTGGCAGTGAGAATGAGACCATTTATGACTGCACGGGCACATTCCCCCGCGTGACGAGGGCAGTGACTGAGTCCGACACAGACTTCACCATCCACATCAGGGATGTTCGCCCCAAGGATGCCGGCACCTATTACTGCGTGAAGTTCGGCAAGTCGCTGCGtggtatttcagtgtttcagcgTGGGAACGGCACCGAGGTGTCCGTGTACG CCAAACCCAGCATCCCGGAGGTGTTCAGGCCAGAGACcagagcggggccggggcagtCGGTGCCTTTCACCTGCACAGCCGGAGGGTTCTTCCCCAGAGAAATCACTGTGAAATGGCTCAAGGACGGGGCGCAGATCTCGGCTCAGCAGCCGCAGGTCACCCCTGGGCAGACGAAATCCTCCTACAACGTGTCCAGCACCGTGTCGGTGACGCTGCAGGAGGGCGACGTCCGCTCGCAGCTCGTGTGCGAGGTGCATCACCCCACGCTGCCGGCCCCGCTGCGGGGCAGCTTCCAGCTCAGCCGAGCCCTGCGAG TTCCCCCCAGCGTGCAGGTGGTGGCCGACCCGCCGAGCCCCGTCGAGGTGAACAAGACGGTGAACTTCACGTGCCACGTGAAGGGCTTTTACCCGGGAGACGTGGCCGTCGCCTGGCTGGAGAACGGGATGGAGATGAGCGTGGGGAGCACGCCCCCGCCATCGGAGACCCCCCGGGGCTTGTTTGAGCTGCGGAGCCTGGTGGAGGTGCAAGCGACGGAGGAGAAGAACGGGTCTGTGTTCACCTGCCGCGTGGTGCACGACGCCCAGGACCCCATCAGCGGGACGGGCACCCTGCGGATCGCTGCCCCGGCCAGGGACGGGCTGAGCGGCCGCACCCAGAGCGATAACA ATGCGAGCCTCCTGTCCAGCCCAGGCTTGTGGCTTGGCATCCTGCTGGAGAAGGGGCTGCTCGGTggcctcctcttcttcctcttcaggcACGGGAGGCCATGA
- the LOC115615199 gene encoding tyrosine-protein phosphatase non-receptor type substrate 1-like isoform X1 codes for MGTSPCSLLWAQGRGLVMPRALPLLQGLLSAPNPPVLCPGVGARAGQDFKLQQPQDKVSVAAGETLTLNCTTSGDGPIGPVKWLKGCGSENETIYDCTGTFPRVTRAVTESDTDFTIHIRDVRPKDAGTYYCVKFGKSLRGISVFQRGNGTEVSVYAKPSIPEVFRPETRAGPGQSVPFTCTAGGFFPREITVKWLKDGAQISAQQPQVTPGQTKSSYNVSSTVSVTLQEGDVRSQLVCEVHHPTLPAPLRGSFQLSRALRVPPSVQVVADPPSPVEVNKTVNFTCHVKGFYPGDVAVAWLENGMEMSVGSTPPPSETPRGLFELRSLVEVQATEEKNGSVFTCRVVHDAQDPISGTGTLRIAAPARDGLSGRTQSDNNASLLSSPGLWLGILLEKGLLGGLLFFLFRHGRP; via the exons ATGGGGACATCTCCCTGTTCCCTGCTCTGGGCTCAGGGCCGAGGTCTGGTGATGCCTcgtgctctgcctctgctccaggGCCTCTTGTCAGCCCCAAACCCTCCTGTCCTGTGCCCAGGTGTGGGTGCCCGGGCAGGTCAGGACTtcaagctgcagcagccccaggacaAAGTGTCAGTGGCAGCAGGGGAGACGCTCACCCTGAACTGCACCACGTCTGGAGACGGTCCCATTGGTCCTGTGAAGTGGCTGAAGGGCTGTGGCAGTGAGAATGAGACCATTTATGACTGCACGGGCACATTCCCCCGCGTGACGAGGGCAGTGACTGAGTCCGACACAGACTTCACCATCCACATCAGGGATGTTCGCCCCAAGGATGCCGGCACCTATTACTGCGTGAAGTTCGGCAAGTCGCTGCGtggtatttcagtgtttcagcgTGGGAACGGCACCGAGGTGTCCGTGTACG CCAAACCCAGCATCCCGGAGGTGTTCAGGCCAGAGACcagagcggggccggggcagtCGGTGCCTTTCACCTGCACAGCCGGAGGGTTCTTCCCCAGAGAAATCACTGTGAAATGGCTCAAGGACGGGGCGCAGATCTCGGCTCAGCAGCCGCAGGTCACCCCTGGGCAGACGAAATCCTCCTACAACGTGTCCAGCACCGTGTCGGTGACGCTGCAGGAGGGCGACGTCCGCTCGCAGCTCGTGTGCGAGGTGCATCACCCCACGCTGCCGGCCCCGCTGCGGGGCAGCTTCCAGCTCAGCCGAGCCCTGCGAG TTCCCCCCAGCGTGCAGGTGGTGGCCGACCCGCCGAGCCCCGTCGAGGTGAACAAGACGGTGAACTTCACGTGCCACGTGAAGGGCTTTTACCCGGGAGACGTGGCCGTCGCCTGGCTGGAGAACGGGATGGAGATGAGCGTGGGGAGCACGCCCCCGCCATCGGAGACCCCCCGGGGCTTGTTTGAGCTGCGGAGCCTGGTGGAGGTGCAAGCGACGGAGGAGAAGAACGGGTCTGTGTTCACCTGCCGCGTGGTGCACGACGCCCAGGACCCCATCAGCGGGACGGGCACCCTGCGGATCGCTGCCCCGGCCAGGGACGGGCTGAGCGGCCGCACCCAGAGCGATAACA ATGCGAGCCTCCTGTCCAGCCCAGGCTTGTGGCTTGGCATCCTGCTGGAGAAGGGGCTGCTCGGTggcctcctcttcttcctcttcaggcACGGGAGGCCATGA
- the LOC115615390 gene encoding uncharacterized protein LOC115615390: MFHSRRLGSAQLGSARLGRAPHGSARLGTARHGSARLGRALGSLPAKGKEGARRWPSSPRQPLHRSPPVHRGVDTTSCHEAGPRPRCPHRRGPRPRHGASSDRGPAPWGSPGRRGTPRALPQDRSPGGRLRRVPDARCPAQPLGDVRLGVKPVGGPRPPGAGAARGRSPPFPVPLLLLLLLPQSVPMAGPAAAAPLPPGQLGLVPPRLSGAGAQAGQSFELHQPQVKVSVAAGETLTLTCTASGDGPVGPVKWLKGWGSENETIYDQTGTFPRVTRAVTESNTDFTIHIRDVRPEDAGTYYCVKFEKLLGSTKVFQSGNGTEVSLHEAALAPSMVALSAVLCFLLLGFIIALCMYRRKCRGEAESRDPAGPVAGGSFLPIPLRCCAGTPGTSSQTLDPEASHLPKEQSSKEDNNIHYADLQPLPAAPRHSRSPGTASSEYASIRVTAK; the protein is encoded by the exons ATGTTCCACTCCCgacggctcggctcggctcagCTCGGCTCAGCTCGGCTCGGCAGGGCTCCGCACGGCTCGGCACGGCTCGGCACGGCTCGGCACGGCTCAGCTCGGCTCGGCAGGGCGCTGGGCTCCCTCCCggcaaaggggaaggaaggggctCGCCGCTGGCCGAGTTCCCCCAGGCAGCCCTTGCACAGGTCGCCGCCGGTTCACCGCGGGGTTGACACCACCTCGTGTCACGAGGCTGGTCCTCGCCCGCGATGTCCCCACCGACGTGGGCCACGGCCACGGCACGGGGCAAGCAGCGACAGGGGCCCCGCTCCATGGGGCTCCCCAGGACGTCGGGGGACACCCAGAGCTCTCCCGCAGGACCGGAGCCCGGGCGGGCGTCTCCGACGGGTCCCCGATGCCCGTTGCCCGGCGCAGCCCCTCGGGGATGTCCGGTTGGGGGTGAAGCCCGTCGGGGGTCCCCGCCCACCCGGGGCTGGCGCAGCCCGCGGCCGCTCGCCTCCGTTTCCTGTGCcgcttctccttctcctcctcctcccgcagTCGGTGCCCAtggccggccccgccgccgcggctcCGCTCCCGCCCGGGCAGCTCGGCCTCGTCCCGCCGCGGCTCTCGG GTGCGGGTGCCCAGGCGGGTCAGAGCTTTGAGCTGCATCAGCCCCAGGTGAAGGTGTCGGTGGCAGCGGGGGAGACGCTCACCCTGACCTGCACCGCATCTGGAGATGGTCCCGTTGGTCCTGTGAAGTGGCTGAAGGGCTGGGGCAGTGAGAACGAGACCATTTATGACCAGACGGGCACGTTCCCCCGCGTGACGAGGGCAGTGACTGAGTCCAACACGGACTTCACCATCCACATCAGGGATGTTCGCCCCGAGGATGCCGGCACCTATTACTGCGTGAAGTTCGAGAAGTTGCTGGGGAGCACGAAGGTGTTTCAGAGTGGGAATGGCACCGAGGTGTCCCTGCATG AGGCAGCCCTGGCTCCCAGCATGGTGGCTCtatctgcagtgctgtgcttcctcctcctcggcTTCATCATCGCCCTTTGCATGTACAGGAGGAAGTGCAGAGGGGAGGCAGAGAGCCGGGACCCGGCCGGGCCGGTGGCCGGGGGCAGCTTCTTGCCCATCCCTCTGCGGTGCTGTGCAGGCACCCCCGGCACCTCCAG CCAAACCCTGGACCCCGAGGCCTCACATCTGCCCAAAGAG caaagcagcaaggagGACAACAACATCCACTACGCCGAtctccagcccctgcccgcAGCCCCGCGGCACAGCAGGAGCCCCGGCACAGCCAGCTCTGAGTATGCCAGCATCAGGGTCACTGCCAAGTGA